Within the Kluyveromyces lactis strain NRRL Y-1140 chromosome A complete sequence genome, the region ataaagTCAGGTAACTCCCTTAGGACAAATTTTGGTTTAACGGAAGAGTTCCTGTTTGATATAGATCAATATCAATTGCAATGGAAGTATAAAACGTACTCACATATTTTCAAAGCTGTTGATTACGATTCAGGACTTAATTTGGTTAGCGACGAATCCGACAATGAAGATTTAGGTAAATTAGGTGATGAAATCAATGATACTCTGGAACCagaatttcaagaagtGGCGTCGGAAGAAAACGATCTTGCTACGGATGGGTTTGAAGATGACCAACCAGATGGTTTCTTGTTGACCCGCGATAGGAGATTCAGTGGTGACAAGCTATGGAAACCCACAACTCCGAAGTTAAACAACATAAACTCGAATAATGATTCTATTCCTTGTCAGCTTAACTCAATGATCAATGATTACCTAATTCATGAAGGTTACATTGATGTAGCTAAAGGATTCCTTAAGGACCTACAACGTGATTGTATTCCAAACAATTCGGACGAGAGAGCCCGCTTTGTCATAAGGCATAATGAGCGACAGATtgtgaaagaagaacaaaactTACAAGTGCGTCAGACCATACGAAGATATATACACGACGGTGAAATACTTAAGTGCATGAATTACATTGAACAGCAGTTCCCAGgtttattggaaaaataCCTAGAGTTAACTTTCGAAATGAAATGCGCTGACTATTTACTATGCCTTTCTCAACAATCACCCGAAAATGATATGATTGATAGCATTTTAAGCAAGGGACAAGATATTTCCGAGCAATTTCTACAAAATCGAGcaatttctgatgataccagagaaatattcaaagcAAAATTCGATGAAATATCACCTTTGATGGCATATTCCAACCCTTCAAAGGAATGTGCGAATGATTGTTCCTTTTTCCTAACACCAGCATATCTTCAGGAGCGGCTTTTCCAAACCATTAATTCACACATACTACAATATTTGGATAAGAAAAGCCAAAGCTCACTTGAGAGTATGATTGGATACACCAGAGCCATGGTGACTACACTGATGGAAAACGAGTCTTATAATCCACGGGAAAAAGAGCCTGCATATCATAAGTTAGTTAATATTGACGAggatttattgaaattatgAAATTTATGTAATATCATATCGCATATCTATTAACTTTAATCATACGTAAACCCCAAATGAGTTCGTTAAAAATACGATACTGATACCGAAGAATAGGGAGCCAATCCCCCCTAACATGATAACCTTTAGTAATTCGTACACAGAAAAAGGTTTAAccttattcttttcttcgtATTCTTCTGGAAGTGCGGATGAGAGTAACAATGGAGATATAAAGGCAATTGCCAACAGAAGTGAGATAGCTGCGAAATATGGTTGTTTTTCCAATGGAACCAACGATTGGAACTGGGCTGAAGATTTATGAAGTTTCTGAAAGTGAGAGATAATAGGAAAATGTTAGTAAATGATTCAAAGGATTAGAACATTGGCTTATTTAAGCTAATGTAAACATACAAATAATGTCTCGTAACTCATTGTGCTGGTTAATGCTTCGATAGGATATTGGCGTAGAATTTACTTCACCTAACCTTTTTATTGTGTTTACATACACTACTATATTCAcaatttgttgatattttctaaGTGTGTGTTTTTACATTTATTGTATCTTCAATTGCGAACTTCTGACATTTGAGATGTACATAATTACCAAAAAGTGTGAACTACAACCCTATACGCCTCTCGCCAGCGAGGAAACCTCAAATCCTTGTTGAACCAGTTCTGAATTTTCTCGTGTGATACAAAGATGTTTTCGAACAGCTTGAGACTCTCCGGTAGAGTGCTTGCGCATGGCAGAAGATTCAACAGTGGTTGTTGTGAAGTGTATTCCCCTCCTGATATGTCAAAACTCGTACAAGGCGGTTGGTTACATATGAATAGAGATACCAGAGAAGAGATAAATGAGTACCTAGATTGGAGGATGGAAGAGCCGTGgaaaaatttggatttaAATGATAAAAGATGTGCTTACTACATCGCTTATGGAGAATGGGGACCCAGAGCCAAGAAAGGAAGTAAAGAGGACCAGATTGAAATGAACGGACCagaattgatattgaaggCAATGTTCAGTCTAACACTCTTTTTAGCATTAGGTTTTGCATTCCCCAATTACAAGAAAGACAAAACCCTTCAAGAGAATTTAGACAAGTTACGCAAGTCCGCAGAATAGACCAGGCATATGAAATAACCATCATCGTCTCATTTATTAGAACTACTTCCCACTTGTAAATATATAGTAGTGCATTTTCATCCGAAGGAAAAGGGTAACTTGGTAAACTAGACCCATAGGCAATGCaacattcttttctcaCATACTGATACACAACTAATATACATATTCAATATATTATAAATCCCTAATATAATGTGTTGGGCAGGCGTAACCAGCAGGATTTTTGTCTAGGTacaattgatgatattctTCAGCATCATAGAAGTTATCAATCAAAGAGATATCAGTAACAatcttgttgttccatTTTGGCTGCCACtgctctttcaatttttttagCTCGTTGAGATCAGCTTCTGAGTGCGCAAAGATAGCACTACGGTATTGACTACCTTGATCAGGGCCCTGAGCATTTACCGTAGTAGGATCATGAATACGGAAAAAGAAGTCTACAAGCTCCTTCAAAGATACCAGCTTAGGATTGTATGAGATTTGATAAACTTCAGCGAAGCCGGTATCACCCTTCTTGACACGTTCGTAAGAAACTGTATCTGGTTTGTCTTTCAGACTTTCGGATCCATTAGAATATCCAACTTTGCCATCAATGATCTTGTCCCCGAAATGCTTCAAAAAGATGTGTTGAGTACCCCAGAAGCAGCCAGCTGCAAAAGTGATTAACTTATCCGTTTGTGCgttatatttcaaagtcttGGAAATACCTGTAGCCATTGTTTCGAACTAGTCTTTTTACGAGTACGATTCCGAGCAACCTATATATGTTTACTTGCCTTGCCTATAACGAGTCTATATGCAAGGTTTATATTGCAGAACAAGAGAGGGTCCAGAAGTGATGCGTTCCTTATATACTAAACAAAAATAATGTATGTATGTTTCACAGACTCCATGATTATAAATCAACGGTAACTGTGGAACTAGGCTGGCATTCATTTACCTCAACGCTCATGTTAAAATCCACATCAAGTAACCTAATAGCATCTCCCTCAGTTTTTATCCCGTTCACTAAGCTTAACTAAAAGTGTGGCTTCAAGTAGGATTTTTTTAGCTCAGCGTTCCAaggaatttttttcttgtttcgTCATTGTGtgcattttcttttgacgGCTGAAACGATACCTGCCGGAAAGACTGTCAAAAACCAGCGTCAGAATAGGTAGGCGCCATTGGCATCGGCTTGAACGTCCATCAGAAAGACAAATGCAGGGACGACAAGAGACAAGACACAGCATACTGAATAatgatgaatttttaaCCAAGTTTTTCCATAGAATTGTGGTTATTATGTAATTCTGTTTTGTAATATACGTATTTTACAGATCTTCCTCAGACTCCGTATCGATAAGGTCGATGTTCAGGATCTTTATTCCCGCTTTGTTGGGGTTAATAATTTCACGATCctctttttgttcaatacCCGATTCatttgtttgttcttgtaGTAGCGCAGATATTAGGTCTCTCATAGGACCTTCTGTGCGTTGACGTTTGTTTAGAAACCTGTCGAGGGTATTTTTCTGTGGGGATAGGGATCTTCCTCGAGTCTTTTTTGGCGAAGACTTCTTTGATGATAGCCGCAGAGCTTGGCTTGTCTTTGCGGCAGCTATTTCTTTATCCAGGTGTATAAGCAATGATTTCGGAATTACTCCAGTTGGTATCCACATGTAATATGGGTATTTCTGCCTTAGAATGGTAGATTTAGCAGGTGATTTTCGCGGCGAGTTAGCAGAGTCAATCTTTGCAAATCGTGCCCTGCTTGGCAATTCAGCGTTTTGTAATTTAGGAGTCccttcaacttctttttggATTTCCGTAAACAAAAAGGATTTGAAACGTACGCATACCTCCTTGTACTGATGCATTCCATCGCATAGCGAAACTTCATGGTACTCTGTAAGCCTATAATTACCGTTGAATGGGTCTGGGTGTTTCCAAATGTATGATACAATGAAACACTGATGTAAGAATTCGTGAAACCatttatcaaaattcatcaaaaacCTTGGTATTCCGTTCAGTTTCATGAATGCTTCTACCTCTTCGAATTTCACATCAGCGTGTGTTGGTTTACTGGAAAGATCGAAGTTCTGTACTATTGGATCCCTGTAAAATAGTCCAACAGTAACATCAGGCCAATCTTTAAACCGAGACAAACTGTTCATGGATTTAAGGTTCATTCCGAACAACGTTTTGCCGTTCTTTTTTATGGTTCGTAGAATATCTTCCCCAAACTCTTCCCACTTGTGTTGAATTTTGGCCTTTTCTTCGAATTTAGCATCCGCTAAAACAGCAGGAAGCTTTTTCGAAATATCTGGCTCTCTGCTTTTGGACAATATAGCTGCCCTCTTACCTCCGAGGCCTTTCACTCCTCCATTATAATCGCTCCCAACTAGAAGATTGAATAATACAAATCTATCTCTGTCCCAATCCTTTATGATATCCAAATCTACAAACGTTACGAAACGTTCATTCTGTTTCGATTTTACAGGAGAGTTTGAGGAGTTTGGGAGATCTTGCCAGCCATGTTTTGAGTAATTTTTTAATACTTTGCTTGCTCCAAATGACAATACGTCTGCATCATTCGAGAGTACAAAATCTACCTGCCCTACCAATTGCAAAAACGCGCATTGAGCCTCACCTTCTCCAGGCGCGTTGATGGTTTGTATATTGAATAATTTGCAGCATTCTATAATATAATCATCAACATAGCTCACGCTGTCATGATTAAATCGATTCATTGATCTCATTAACCAGTATGAGTCCCAAAGTGTTGCGACTTTGCGCTTTTTTCGCCTTTTTCCATCTAACTTGAACGTACCATcgaaaataataacaatgaAACACTGGAGATGTAACATCTCCTTTAATTTCCTTAACCAATTTAACAATGTCTTCGATTTGTTTTGTGGTTCATCGAAATACCCGCATTCGAATAACCATAAGTATCCATCTATGGCAATTCTTGGGAACCTTCCATTCTTCTCAACAAACTCTGCAACAAATTGCTTAAATGCAACACGGGGTACGTTGTACTGGGATATTTGGTTCCATAATTCACTTGATCCCATATGACCATTTATTTATCTGTCAGTTCGGCGGACCCTTCTTGATTTCTCAGCATTGTTCATTTAAGTCGATAGAGAATTAATTGCCTATGCATTGTATTGTAccttaattttttttgatgaaatcattCCTATATAATAGTTATGATAGCATTACAAAATAAGAATATATGAGAATggcagaagaaatcataCAGGAGTAATGAGTTATTCAACAAAGCCTTATGGTTACATTTAAAAATTATTGTACTATCCTATGAATTGTTACATGCCAAACTTCAACCAATCCAAATCATCCATTACattgttttccttttttggTTTCGAAAGAGACGAGCCCGATGATTCGAACAATGAAGGGTTGGATTGCCTGGTTGATGGAGTCTTTCGTCTAGCCACTTGTTGCTGTTCGTATTGCAGTATACCtctttgttgttgaagGGTATCTACATAACTGCTTCTTGGCGATGCTGCTGGTACTGAAGAGCCAAAATTTTGTTGTGTTTGGCTATGATGTGATGGTGGTGTTTGTGACAACTGTTGACCAGAAGAagcattttcaacaaatgaTGAGGAGcttgaagatgaattaGAGGAATTCTGTAATTGCTGGGAAAGTAAAGATTTGTGTGACTTCTTTGGTTGGGAGtttggatttgaaaataGCTCAAACGGTGATCTTGATGAGTTGGGTGATGCAATGTTTTGCGGCTGTGACAGAGAATGATTGGCCCATGAATTCGGTGCTGATATTGTCGCGTTGCTCGAAGAATTTGTGGATGATGATAGATTGTTCGCATTCTGTGAAGTTGCAGTAGATGCCTGGCTGTTACTACCGTTAGTGCTTATTCCTGCAGAAGTATGATTTGAGGAGGAGTTATGCTGTTGGTGTTGTAGCTGTTGTAGTGACTGTGCCataaatgatgatgactGGGATATTTGAGTTCTCGAAGATTTGCGACGGGGTATTGAAACACCAAGACCAGTTGAAGGAGACGTTGGATAAAACCTGGGTGAATTCGAATATCTAGGTGAAGATGCCGCGCTATTAGGTTGAGAGACttgcatttgaatttgatattggAATTGTTGTAATGTGTTTTCCCTTGACCCAGGTGATGGTTTTGGcagaattggaacaacagatcttgatgaagatgacttGCTGGACGTTGAGGATGAAGTTGAGGAACGTCTGGATTTTGTTGCCGTCTTCTTGTTGAGATTATTCAATGAGTTTTGACTTAATGCAGATTGGTTATAAATATTAGCTGCCGGCTGAATTGAAGTGTGCTTTGCCGAAAGTTTCCTTTGAAATTTCTCAGGAGACTGTGATCCTCTATTTGTGGAATGATCATTCTGTCCTTGTAATTCCATATTTGATGCTGGTTTGTCATCTTTTTTGGTTCTCTTCTTGGTATTCCTCTTTTTTATGATATCACTCTTCAACGATAAAGGTCTCATTGTGCCGTGTAACTTTTGAAACAAACCGCAGGCGTTACAAAGTGTATTACCATCTGGATCACGCCTCCAAAGTGgagttttcaaagttttaCAATTATAGCACTGCGTTGGCGGTTTATTTGCTTTAGCACCATTGTTCACGGGAGGTCCGTTCATGACTTGCATATTTGTCGACGAAGAACACCTTCTATACTGAGGTAGAGTGGTTGTCGGAAGGTTTTTCACAGAGGAATTTTTCTTGACAAGATTGGTAGTAGTGTGTGTAAGTAGAGGTAGAGCCCCATCTTCATTCATGTCATTTTTAATAAGAAGATTTCTGGAACTACTTCTTCGCGGAAGTTGAGGTTGTTTATGTTGGTATTCATCTGCTTTGATTGTTGACTGACTAGAGTTATTGTTTTGGAATAATCTAGGGTGTTGGTACGCCAAAGAGCTGCTGTTCGGTCCATTATCATGTTGCTGGTGTAACAAGTGATTCCAACTGTTTTGGAAATGCGAATTAGAGTtggtattattattattattattgttgcCGTTATTATTGCCATTATTGTAATTATTATTAGTTATGGACGCCGTGCTAGATGCGGGATTGAAGCCAGGTGTAGTTGTTCCTGGAGTGAATTGTTCtgagttgaaagatgaCGGGGCACTTATCGTTGCGGAATCACTATGATCACTCGGCGTCATCATAAATTCATGGACATTAAAATCCCAGAGTTGAGCAATTTCACCATTTTGCAAATTCAAGTCGTTCCCAATTAACTGGCCTGCAGTTGTTGATGGTGTAACACTTTGAACAATATCTATCGGCCTACTTTTCAACCCATTATGCGATGATATTTCTGCCACAGGTGTTTTCCAGCCACCTTCATCATCCTCTTCGCCAATAACATCGGGGCTACCATCATCTTTCATAGAAGCATTTGTAATggtagtagtagtagtatTAGATTCGAATTTCAGAGTAGTAGCGACAGGAGACGAAGTGTCTTGTTGCAGTCCCCCAACATCCAAGTTCAGATTTTCAGGCAATATCTCCAACATGGCATCAAACTGTGTATGGTTCCACGACGGCTCATGGCTCACGCCAGAATCTGTACTAGCGAACAGTTCGAAGGGATCATGAAGACCCCTGTCCGACATCTTTGGAACAGATTTAATCAAGTTGATAAAAGTGGATTGTGTGATTTCTCTTCTTATATATCCACAGTTGATGaacaaaataataataagaGAATACTGAATATAATCATAAAAAGGATTCAGTACCCCTTATATgaccaaaaaaataacaaaTAATCTCTTTGATTAAGGTACACTCAAGACCCAGCTGTACCCTTTGTTGCCCTTTAGCCTTGTTAATCATTGTACTTCTTATTGCAGTGAAGCCCTTCTTTGTTCacttatttcttttcgaaaactATATAattttaaagatttcaTAGTTTCCATACcgaaagaaaaaaaaaatttagCAGAATCGACTCATACCATATGAGTCTGACTGTCTTAATTCAAACAACTAGCTATGAGACTGCTTTTCTCACGAAGCAAATGTATCGAATTATTAATAAAAGATAGACTGTGTTTTTACGCTCTAGGATAGTCATCTTCATATCTAAACATTCGTATATGCTGTATATCCTAGAATTGGGGACGACACATTAAATATGTCTGATAGTCATACAACCGTATCACCAGGCACCGAATTATTCCTATCAAAGGAACAACGTATTCTACAAATAACTTTACGTCGATCTCTTCCTATTCTAGGCTCTACCTCGGCTGTACTTTGTCCAACTAGAACCAGTAATTTCGTGTGACACTTATCCCATCCCACTATGACCAGATATTTTGCTTTTCTGGCCAGACTTTTCGGCATACGTCTTTTTTCTCTCATCATTAGAACCAAAAGAACGATATCAAAAGGTGTGCCAGACCCACCACCTCACTCTTCCATTAGTTAATGTTTACACTAACAAATTCTTGTAACATTAACGAGATGCAAGGTATAAATATGCTGCCTGCATCCCGTGTACCGTTTGCTTTCGACCATTGTATCCGTAACGTCGGGAACCGTTTCTTGAGTCACTTCGTACGATGTACATTCTTTACAGATTTATCCCAAGAGGCACGAAATcgatttttttgaagatgaaaaaaaagctttgaatttcactttgtatatataaataaatgCCAATACgcatatatacatataagGAATACGGTTAGTTAACGCGTGAACAACATAAATATTGCGTGTCTGGTACTTCAACTGGGAAACCTGTTTTTTAATTTGAACTTGGGATAGGATTCATTAGATTGTATTGTTGCCTTAGCCACTTAATCCTCTTTTACCGTGGTCAATTGTCAattatattttgtttgatttaAAGCATCATTCTTTAATTTGGTTTTCCGTTTCTGAATTTTGGacgttgttgaaaacaaagaagacCGTTAAGATAACGCTTGAAGAACTTTCTGATACACCAAATCACTGTAATTGATATTCCATACTGTTGAGACTTTTACATCCGTGATAATTCAAATACTATTGAAAATAACAAATGTCTCAATTAAAGGTTGATAATGGGCCTTTGTCCCACGTTGCAAACAGTGGACCGATCTCCATTGGTGCATATTGTTTTTCATCTATTATGATGACAGTGACTAATAAGTTTGTTGTCAATTTGAAAGGGTTCAACATGAATTTCGTCATGTTGTTTGTGCAAGCTGCCGTTTGTGTGAATTTGCTATTTTTCCTAAGACTGTTGGGTTATGCCAAGTTTAGACCTTTGAACAGAACTGATGCGAAGAACTGGTTCCCAATCACCATTTTCTTGGTCTTGATGATCTACACATCTTCCAAGTCTTTGCAATACTTGGCTGTTCCAATCTAcaccattttcaaaaatttgacCATTATCTTGATCGCTTACGGTGAAGTTTTGTTCTTCGGTGGGAGCGTGACCGCTATGGAATTGtcatctttcttgttgatGGTTCTTTCATCCGTGGTTGCTACTTTGGGAGATCAACAAGCTCTTAAGAAGACCGCAGACGCAGGCGcttctcttttcaacatcGGTTACATGTGGATGTTCATTAACTGTTTGTCTTCTGCGGCATTCGTTTTGGTGATGAGAAAGAGAATTAAGTTGACCAACTTCAAGGATTTCGATACCATGTTCTACAACAATATCTTATCCATGCCTGTTCTATTAGCCTTATCTTTCCTAATGGAAGATTGGTCCACTGAAAATTTGACCAAAAACTTGAGTAGAGATTCCGTCACTGCTATGATTATCTCTGGTATGACTGCCGTCTGTATCTCATACTGTTCCGGTTGGTGTGTCAGAGTCACTTCTTCCACAACTTACTCAATGGTTGGTGCTTTGAACAAGTTACCAATTGCTCTTTCCggtttgatcttctttgacGCTCCAAAGAACTTCTTATCCAtcttttccatctttttgGGCTTCTTGTCCGGTATTGTCTATGCTGTCgcaaaacaaaagaagcaaCAAAACCCTCAACCATCGGCTCCTATTAAATAAGAAGGATTCATGTCAACTGTTCCCTCTTGTATTTTTGTAAGATCTCTTTTGGCATTAACAAGAGTAAAACGATAGATATCCACTTTAAATGAAACTTTAAAGGATGAGTGCGATCATCTGCAGCACTGAATAGAAAGCAATAGCGAATAAACACTAAAGACACTTTTCATAAACACTTATTGCTCAAATTTTATAGCGATTACATAATTTGGTGGCCAATGTATTGACTGTGCTCGCACTTACGTAACTGCCTTGTGTATAACTAGTATTTACACTGTGTTAATTTTGAGGTATGAATAAACTATATTCCGACATTGTTAAGCAAACAACACAggaaaaatataaaacCACACAACTAAGGACTACCAAACCTAAAAGGATTTaatcaataaagaaagagtgAGGCATGAACGATCTACTAGTTAATTACAATGCtatcaaatgatgaagatgaagtcGTAGCGTCTTCAGATGATGGCCTATATGCCAAAATATGGGACATAAGAGATGAAGAACTAGATGATAACGGAAAAAATAGTGACCACTTCTCTGATCCTGGGGAGAGTTTCTTACTGAGCTCTGATGATGCTATGCTACCAACTGATAGAGTGTTAAACAACATCATGAGCTCCAACGCACATATAGGCACTAAAAGACGCAGAAGTACAGATCGCGAGAAACTTTGGGAAGAATGGCATAAATCGTTGAAAAGCTCAATGGAAATAAATAACATGACCATGGAGCTGAAATCATTCACGGATAAACGACCTGACGTTCAAGCTTCGCAGCGTAAGAATTCTCCTCACTATGACCGGCAGAAGCAAATAGCTTACTCAATTAAAAGAAACATACCTACATCATTGTTGACTGAATTAGCTGCTGACGTTTCGGATAGTACTGTGGACTGGTACTTTTTAAGGGAAGATCCTGATTTTAGCGTGGTACCAAGCAGATACTCAACGTTTTTGGGAAAAAGGTTAAGCATTCCTCTAGATGATCTTTACAAGAAATTCGGAGCTGATCTTCGCGCAAATATAGAGTATACAAACTGTCCTTATGGTAAATTAATTCCGGTAGAAACTATGTGCGGCCTTATCGAATCTAATAATTCGGATAGCGTTCAAGCATTTAAGCattttatcaaattcattcTTGATAGAAAAATATCGGGTAATTTAAAGACAAAATGGGTTATAAATATGTGGAATCGTTTCACTTGTGATAAATTGTCGGTATATTTCGAAGTTACTCCACGAAATTTTTATCTAATGCATTACAGGTTAACTAGATTAATACCCATTGAAAGTGAAATTGTTTCTAAACTATTTCCAAACGACAATGATGTAATCACTGAGTTCGAAAATTTACTAGATTCTCAGGAATGGACGTCTTTATTGTATTTTATTATACTTGTTTTAGGAACATCTGCATTACCGTTTGGCCCTTCACCGCGAATGACGTACATCAAAGACTGTATATTGGACTTAAATTCACAAAACTCGTCAAAAATACAATTATCGATCATAAAGGCATATCTTACAGTATGTTCAAAAATCACCCAGCGCTAGGTCAGATTAATAGAGTTATCTTAGTATATAGACTAGTCTCTACTGTGTCCTATGTATAAGTACAATTTTGTAACATTAATTTTCTTAAATTAAGTGTGCCGTTGTTTGTTTGGTAAACTAAGATGGTTTATGGTTATCGCCTCCTGAGTTGACACTCTAATAAGGTATTACATTTGGCTTATTCCTTTGCAAAAATTTCAGGGCACGCCTTAGGCAAATCAGTGATTGCTTTTATGATTGTCGCTTCGCTGGGACTGGTACTGAAAAAGTCATCGAAGCCAGCCTCTACCAAGTGGATAGACTTTCTCAAACCAAGCTTGATGGAAGTTCTAATATTGCTTCCACTATCGTCAATAAAATATGCATTAGAGTATTCTCCAAGTCCAGATTGAAGTTTTGCCTTTTCGAATGCTCTGACATCGGGCTTACAGACTAAGTCACTTTGCGAGTAATCACAGTAAGTTATCCCATCAAATAGATCAGCAATACCTAATAACCGTACACAACGTAGTCCATGATTCTTATATGCATTTGTGAAAAGCCACATCTTGTCAAAACATCCACTTTCTCTGATTCGTTGcaatatctttctttgttcagGATCCggtttcaaaatatcttgAAGGGGCAACGAATCGTCCACTAATTCATTATATTCA harbors:
- the VRG4 gene encoding GDP-mannose transporter (similar to uniprot|P40107 Saccharomyces cerevisiae YGL225W VRG4 May regulate Golgi function and glycosylation in Golgi Golgi GDP-mannose transporter), with amino-acid sequence MSQLKVDNGPLSHVANSGPISIGAYCFSSIMMTVTNKFVVNLKGFNMNFVMLFVQAAVCVNLLFFLRLLGYAKFRPLNRTDAKNWFPITIFLVLMIYTSSKSLQYLAVPIYTIFKNLTIILIAYGEVLFFGGSVTAMELSSFLLMVLSSVVATLGDQQALKKTADAGASLFNIGYMWMFINCLSSAAFVLVMRKRIKLTNFKDFDTMFYNNILSMPVLLALSFLMEDWSTENLTKNLSRDSVTAMIISGMTAVCISYCSGWCVRVTSSTTYSMVGALNKLPIALSGLIFFDAPKNFLSIFSIFLGFLSGIVYAVAKQKKQQNPQPSAPIK
- the KRE29 gene encoding Smc5-Smc6 complex subunit KRE29 (weakly similar to uniprot|P40026 Saccharomyces cerevisiae YER038C KRE29 Essential protein of unknown function heterozygous mutant shows haploinsufficiency in K1 killer toxin resistance); its protein translation is MLSNDEDEVVASSDDGLYAKIWDIRDEELDDNGKNSDHFSDPGESFLLSSDDAMLPTDRVLNNIMSSNAHIGTKRRRSTDREKLWEEWHKSLKSSMEINNMTMELKSFTDKRPDVQASQRKNSPHYDRQKQIAYSIKRNIPTSLLTELAADVSDSTVDWYFLREDPDFSVVPSRYSTFLGKRLSIPLDDLYKKFGADLRANIEYTNCPYGKLIPVETMCGLIESNNSDSVQAFKHFIKFILDRKISGNLKTKWVINMWNRFTCDKLSVYFEVTPRNFYLMHYRLTRLIPIESEIVSKLFPNDNDVITEFENLLDSQEWTSLLYFIILVLGTSALPFGPSPRMTYIKDCILDLNSQNSSKIQLSIIKAYLTVCSKITQR
- a CDS encoding uncharacterized protein (similar to uniprot|P53078 Saccharomyces cerevisiae YGL224C SDT1 Pyrimidine nucleotidase overexpression suppresses the 6-AU sensitivity of transcription elongation factor S-II as well as resistance to other pyrimidine derivatives and to uniprot|P40025 Saccharomyces cerevisiae YER037W PHM8) yields the protein MQRRLDRVFRMTYSTLSEYTLQTKDKLRINRQHLESLTYPGSKVTFDPDQPIPKPDPNLKVFFFDIDNCLYKKSLRIHDLMEQSIHQYFQMKFNLDNETARELRENYYRTYGLAIKGLVDHHEIDAVEYNELVDDSLPLQDILKPDPEQRKILQRIRESGCFDKMWLFTNAYKNHGLRCVRLLGIADLFDGITYCDYSQSDLVCKPDVRAFEKAKLQSGLGEYSNAYFIDDSGSNIRTSIKLGLRKSIHLVEAGFDDFFSTSPSEATIIKAITDLPKACPEIFAKE